In the Pedobacter cryoconitis genome, TCGATGGTATAAGAAGGCTGGGGCATGCTAAATTCAATATCACTTACTTTAAGCTGTTCTGCCGGTTCAATTGCTAACCGGGCCATCTCAAGTCTGTCATACATATTACCAAGCCCCTTTTTATTTTTCAGCGGATTCTGTGGTGAAACGACCAGCCACACTTCATCCAGATCAGTGAAATTAGCCATATAACTGGCTATAATCAGATGTCCTGTGTGAATAGGGTTGAAAGAACCAAAAAATAAACCTGTTTTCGCCATTCTTTTGGTTAGCTTCTTATTTATTGAGGAAATCGGTGACTAACTTTTCTGCTTCTGCACAAGCAATATCCAGGTCGAAGTTTTTAAGGATCACATCAAACTTATCCGCATATTGCAGCTCTTTCTCAGCTTTGATAAAGCGTTCCTGAAGTTTTGACTCACTATCAGTACCACGACCGCTTAAACGCTCTTTTAAGACTTCAAGTGATGGCGGCTGAACAAATATAGCCAATGCATCATCTTCGTATTTACGTTTTAAACGCAGACCACCTTCTACATCAATATCAAAGATTACATGTTTTCCTTCATTCCAGATTCTTTCGATTTCTGAACGCAAAGTACCATAGAAAGTTCCATTATAAACTTCTTCAAATTCTACAAACTCCTGGTGTGCAACTTTGTGT is a window encoding:
- the gmk gene encoding guanylate kinase codes for the protein MIQGKLIIFSAPSGAGKTTIVKHLLEKFPSLSFSISATTRELRGDEKHENDYYFISKESFLHKVAHQEFVEFEEVYNGTFYGTLRSEIERIWNEGKHVIFDIDVEGGLRLKRKYEDDALAIFVQPPSLEVLKERLSGRGTDSESKLQERFIKAEKELQYADKFDVILKNFDLDIACAEAEKLVTDFLNK